The Caulifigura coniformis genome includes a region encoding these proteins:
- a CDS encoding DUF1501 domain-containing protein, giving the protein MSAPQPGTWLADPSHSRRPSRRDFLYAGWLGGLGLSLGNMFQLQARAATEDAPAPKAKSVIHIYLQGGFAHMDSFDPKPDAPVEYRGILDPISTSIPGVQFSSHMVETAKVADKLTVVRSMTHTEVDHGRGEHSMFTGYRPSPALTYPSTGSVVAQELGPRGAAPPYVCIPTQGSQFLGSGYLSNAFGPFALGNDPARGNFTVRDLKLPKGVDEARFESRKSWKDLVDNHFHQTEKDDAIATMDSFYQRAYDLLGSDEARDAFSFKGETPETKKLYGFEPWGLILRPSAGPRFLIARRLVEAGVRCVTVTFGAWDTHSYHYRGIETQMPDLDKAFAGLITDLDQRGLLDSTLVLVTSEFGRTPKVNAGGGRDHWPRVFSIVAAGGGIKRGQVFGASDGLAAEVADSPLSVEDYMTSVYHLLGIDAKKHLMSPGDRPQQIVMNGKVMSDLLA; this is encoded by the coding sequence ATGTCCGCTCCCCAACCCGGAACGTGGCTGGCTGATCCCTCGCATTCTCGACGCCCCTCGCGGCGCGATTTCCTCTACGCCGGATGGCTCGGTGGGCTGGGGCTATCACTCGGCAACATGTTCCAACTGCAGGCTCGCGCCGCCACTGAAGATGCGCCGGCACCGAAGGCAAAATCGGTCATTCACATTTACCTGCAGGGCGGATTCGCCCATATGGACAGCTTCGATCCGAAGCCTGATGCACCTGTTGAATATCGCGGCATCCTGGATCCGATCAGTACGTCGATCCCGGGCGTTCAGTTCAGCTCTCACATGGTCGAGACGGCGAAGGTCGCCGATAAGCTGACGGTCGTCCGTAGCATGACTCACACGGAGGTTGATCATGGCCGCGGCGAACACAGCATGTTTACCGGCTACCGGCCAAGCCCGGCTCTGACCTATCCGAGCACCGGCAGCGTCGTCGCCCAGGAACTTGGTCCGCGAGGAGCGGCTCCGCCATACGTTTGCATTCCGACTCAGGGAAGCCAGTTCCTCGGCAGCGGCTACCTCAGCAACGCCTTCGGTCCGTTCGCGCTCGGCAACGATCCCGCGCGAGGCAACTTTACCGTTCGCGACCTCAAGCTGCCCAAGGGCGTTGATGAGGCCCGATTCGAAAGCCGGAAGAGCTGGAAGGATCTCGTCGACAATCACTTCCATCAGACCGAGAAGGACGACGCGATCGCGACGATGGATTCGTTCTATCAGCGCGCGTATGACCTGCTTGGATCGGATGAAGCGCGCGACGCCTTCAGCTTTAAGGGAGAGACACCGGAGACGAAGAAGCTGTATGGCTTCGAACCCTGGGGCCTGATCCTTCGTCCATCCGCCGGCCCAAGGTTCCTGATCGCCCGGCGGCTTGTCGAAGCTGGCGTCCGATGCGTGACCGTCACCTTCGGCGCCTGGGACACGCACTCCTATCACTACCGCGGCATCGAAACCCAGATGCCCGATCTCGACAAGGCATTCGCAGGCCTGATCACCGATCTCGATCAGCGCGGCTTGCTCGATTCGACGCTCGTTCTGGTCACCAGCGAGTTTGGGCGCACACCGAAGGTGAATGCGGGCGGCGGGCGTGACCACTGGCCGCGTGTGTTCAGCATTGTTGCGGCCGGCGGCGGCATCAAACGTGGCCAGGTTTTCGGCGCCTCCGACGGCCTTGCGGCGGAAGTCGCGGATAGTCCGCTGTCCGTCGAGGATTACATGACGAGCGTCTACCACCTCCTCGGCATCGATGCGAAGAAGCACCTGATGTCGCCAGGTGATCGACCGCAACAGATTGTCATGAATGGCAAGGTCATGAGCGACCTCCTGGCGTGA
- a CDS encoding DNRLRE domain-containing protein — protein sequence MTRTVSFQQGVDGYKGTVDTEIWALATKTLLESNPNASSDANNDGGESQVLMRFDEVIGAGEKKIPKNAQVKSARLLVSAFDQGTTVNLHRLLVPFDESATWSSVVSGISADGLEASRHKDSFTFGKIAANSSEIVFDVTDTVQAWVNGEDNHGWVFMNTGGNGWDFYASEFMNVSQRPKLVIEFVAPR from the coding sequence ATGACGAGAACCGTCTCCTTCCAGCAGGGAGTCGATGGCTACAAGGGGACCGTCGATACCGAAATCTGGGCTCTGGCGACGAAGACGCTGCTGGAGAGCAATCCCAACGCGTCGTCTGATGCCAACAACGACGGCGGCGAAAGCCAGGTGCTGATGCGGTTTGACGAGGTCATTGGCGCTGGCGAAAAAAAGATCCCAAAGAATGCCCAGGTCAAGTCGGCCCGACTCCTGGTCAGCGCATTCGACCAGGGGACCACGGTCAATCTCCATCGCCTGCTCGTGCCTTTCGATGAGTCGGCGACCTGGAGCAGTGTGGTCTCGGGGATTTCGGCCGACGGGCTCGAAGCGTCTCGCCATAAGGACAGCTTCACGTTCGGCAAGATCGCAGCAAACTCATCCGAGATTGTCTTCGATGTGACCGACACTGTTCAGGCGTGGGTGAACGGCGAAGACAACCACGGCTGGGTTTTCATGAACACGGGCGGCAATGGCTGGGATTTCTATGCCAGCGAATTCATGAATGTCTCGCAACGGCCGAAGCTGGTCATCGAGTTTGTTGCGCCCCGCTAG
- a CDS encoding PPC domain-containing protein — translation MRKHRLFFIAAILFGGPRAVLGGAPSIERFFPAGGKRGTEFTLNVVGAGFERASEILFYSPGVECLALKPTGDNELEIRLKSREDAAIGPYAFRLRNPQGLSELHTVLLTNQPVEPESEPNDEVSKANEKSRNLTWAGVLENGDVDCYAITLKKGERLAAEVASVRSGSVLLDTSIRVFSPDGALIGSVDDTPLFYQDPFITLIAPQDGRYVVEVQGTNRDGDDNSRYLLSLGDFPRPAAVYPAGGQAGMTVKVQFRGDAAGDFEQSFALPESPAPGFGLIASRDGREAPSASPFRVSPFPNVLEEIRGPSPAQLPAAFNGVLSTMGEADTFEFNVSNREPIQFESFAYRIGSPIDTVIAILDGEGETLISNDDDGSHDSRLVFVPPAPGKYSLEIRDKRRAGRPDFIYRVEATRLQPQLTAFVSRPERLSQERQTVAVPRGNRIMTTFAVQRRHFKGDVQLSTSGGPQGVLFSEARIDADRYWTPTIVEASKDAPLNAMLIDVLASGNDGDRSVQGKFQQVVDLIAGSADALFQSAVVDRLAVVVIEPVPFHVDLLQPEAPVAKDGTLDLQLKLTREPGFTGSVEVVIPFLPPWVDGPSEVVIKPGETMAVYRLRAHPKAAVREWTICAEAMAGGRSGRRAESALPGANDPLPVAPPPEVAVASELVKLTVGSSPVAGKLEEVVTEQGAAVSVSCSIEAHGQLPETMTAELEGLPNRVTASPVAIARGEGRVQFELHLAPDAPVGVFPDLVVRLTGTLNGESVSYCVGRSGTLRVEPRGGLFRDESGRALSRLEVLQRATAGPKSEGK, via the coding sequence ATGCGAAAACACAGGTTGTTCTTCATTGCCGCGATCCTCTTCGGAGGACCGCGTGCAGTTCTCGGCGGAGCTCCGTCGATTGAGCGGTTCTTTCCCGCTGGCGGGAAGCGCGGGACGGAGTTCACGCTCAATGTTGTCGGCGCCGGCTTCGAGCGTGCCTCGGAGATTCTGTTCTACTCCCCGGGAGTTGAATGCCTCGCCCTGAAACCCACAGGCGACAACGAACTGGAGATCCGCCTGAAATCGAGAGAGGACGCCGCGATCGGGCCGTATGCGTTCCGGCTTCGGAATCCCCAGGGACTCTCTGAACTCCACACCGTGCTGCTGACGAATCAGCCGGTTGAGCCGGAGTCGGAACCTAACGACGAGGTTTCAAAGGCCAATGAGAAGAGTCGCAACCTGACGTGGGCAGGAGTTCTCGAAAATGGAGATGTCGACTGCTACGCGATCACGTTGAAGAAGGGCGAGCGTCTGGCGGCCGAGGTTGCCAGCGTTCGGTCTGGCAGCGTCCTGCTCGACACCTCGATCCGTGTGTTCAGCCCGGACGGAGCACTCATCGGCTCGGTGGACGACACGCCGCTCTTCTATCAGGACCCGTTCATTACGCTGATCGCACCGCAGGACGGCCGGTACGTCGTCGAAGTCCAGGGAACGAACCGTGACGGCGACGACAACAGCCGCTACCTGCTTTCGCTCGGCGATTTCCCGCGGCCCGCCGCCGTCTATCCCGCCGGCGGCCAGGCGGGTATGACGGTGAAAGTGCAGTTCCGCGGAGACGCGGCCGGCGACTTCGAACAGTCGTTCGCGCTGCCCGAGTCTCCCGCCCCAGGCTTCGGCCTGATTGCCTCGCGCGACGGGCGCGAGGCACCGTCGGCGAGTCCGTTCCGGGTCTCGCCATTTCCAAACGTCCTTGAAGAGATTCGCGGTCCGTCGCCCGCGCAGTTGCCGGCCGCGTTCAACGGTGTGCTTTCGACCATGGGCGAAGCCGACACGTTCGAGTTCAACGTTTCGAATCGCGAGCCCATTCAGTTCGAATCGTTCGCTTACCGGATCGGATCCCCGATCGATACGGTCATCGCGATTCTCGACGGCGAAGGCGAGACACTCATCTCGAACGACGACGACGGCTCACACGACAGCCGCCTCGTCTTCGTTCCACCGGCCCCGGGAAAGTACTCGCTCGAGATCCGCGACAAGCGAAGGGCGGGGCGTCCGGATTTCATCTACCGGGTTGAAGCGACGCGACTGCAGCCGCAGCTGACGGCCTTCGTCTCCCGGCCCGAGCGGCTTTCGCAGGAACGCCAGACGGTCGCCGTCCCGCGCGGCAATCGGATCATGACGACGTTCGCCGTTCAACGGCGGCACTTCAAAGGGGACGTTCAGCTCTCGACGAGCGGAGGTCCGCAAGGAGTCCTGTTCTCTGAAGCCCGCATCGATGCCGATCGATACTGGACGCCCACGATTGTGGAGGCCTCGAAGGATGCTCCCCTGAACGCGATGCTGATTGACGTCCTGGCGTCTGGAAACGACGGCGATCGTTCCGTGCAGGGCAAGTTCCAACAAGTGGTTGACCTCATTGCCGGATCCGCGGATGCCCTGTTTCAGTCGGCTGTTGTCGATCGCCTGGCGGTGGTGGTCATCGAGCCGGTTCCGTTCCACGTTGATCTCCTCCAACCCGAGGCGCCGGTTGCGAAGGATGGAACGCTGGATCTGCAGTTGAAGCTGACTCGCGAACCGGGTTTTACCGGCAGCGTCGAGGTCGTGATCCCGTTCCTGCCTCCGTGGGTGGATGGCCCGTCGGAAGTTGTGATCAAACCAGGCGAGACGATGGCCGTCTATCGGCTGCGGGCTCATCCCAAGGCGGCCGTTCGTGAATGGACGATCTGCGCCGAGGCGATGGCCGGCGGCCGAAGTGGTCGACGAGCCGAGTCGGCTTTGCCGGGAGCCAACGATCCGTTGCCGGTGGCCCCGCCGCCAGAAGTGGCCGTCGCCTCCGAACTGGTCAAGCTCACCGTTGGATCCAGCCCCGTGGCTGGAAAACTCGAGGAGGTCGTTACCGAACAGGGGGCTGCCGTTTCGGTGTCGTGTTCCATCGAGGCCCATGGCCAGCTCCCCGAGACGATGACGGCCGAACTCGAAGGGCTTCCGAATCGCGTCACGGCATCGCCTGTCGCCATCGCGCGCGGCGAAGGCCGTGTTCAATTTGAGCTCCACCTCGCGCCGGACGCCCCGGTCGGCGTTTTCCCGGACCTCGTCGTCCGCCTCACGGGAACGCTCAATGGCGAGTCGGTTTCGTACTGCGTCGGACGCAGCGGAACGCTCCGGGTCGAGCCGCGTGGCGGGCTTTTCCGCGATGAATCAGGGCGGGCTCTCTCACGGCTCGAAGTCCTGCAGCGCGCAACGGCCGGACCGAAATCAGAAGGCAAGTAA
- a CDS encoding outer membrane protein assembly factor BamB family protein, translating into MSLRTTIPCLLLAITSTTSAGDWPSWRGQKGDGVSTETGVPISWSPNENIAWKTSLPGGGRSSPIVIGDYVVITLADVFDQTRRVLAIDASSGVVRWNTVVHRGETGDMHKFNTAASSTPACDGQRIFAVFVDDRAMQVVALDLEGRILWSKSPGTFHSQHGFAASPVVFGNGVIINGQQDGEAFVVLLNTMTGDEIWRYKPSINLRSFSTPLLTQHDGELQLILTGASQTVALNPATGEPIWSIAGPAEKFVSTPSVGHGMVFSFGGSPEKKAMAVKLGGRGEISEEFVAWRNERQMPYVPTPILLGDYLHILSDTGVYTCLDPRTGRSLMTARRTGPVYSSPVAAEDRIYFFEDSGTCTVIANGKTFEVLSKNGLGEGVYSTPAIAHRSLFVRTEGHLLRIGKEFGTAVSVAP; encoded by the coding sequence ATGAGCCTCCGCACTACGATTCCGTGCCTGCTGCTCGCGATCACGAGTACCACCAGCGCCGGCGACTGGCCCTCCTGGCGCGGTCAAAAAGGCGACGGGGTCTCAACTGAAACCGGCGTCCCTATCAGCTGGTCACCGAATGAGAACATCGCCTGGAAGACTTCTCTTCCCGGCGGAGGAAGGTCGTCCCCGATCGTCATCGGTGATTACGTCGTCATCACCCTGGCGGACGTCTTCGACCAGACACGCCGGGTCCTTGCCATCGATGCTTCCTCTGGCGTCGTCCGCTGGAACACCGTCGTCCACCGCGGCGAAACCGGAGACATGCACAAGTTCAACACCGCCGCCTCCAGCACGCCGGCTTGTGATGGGCAGCGCATCTTTGCGGTCTTCGTCGACGACCGTGCAATGCAGGTTGTCGCTCTTGACCTCGAGGGCCGCATCCTGTGGTCGAAGTCTCCGGGGACGTTTCACTCCCAGCACGGCTTCGCCGCCAGCCCCGTCGTATTCGGCAATGGAGTGATCATCAATGGTCAGCAGGACGGCGAGGCCTTCGTCGTCCTGCTGAATACGATGACGGGTGACGAGATCTGGCGCTACAAGCCGTCGATCAACCTGCGATCGTTCTCGACACCCCTGCTGACGCAGCACGACGGCGAACTGCAACTCATCCTGACCGGGGCTTCGCAAACCGTCGCCCTGAACCCTGCAACCGGAGAACCGATCTGGTCGATCGCCGGTCCAGCTGAGAAGTTCGTCAGCACGCCCTCAGTCGGTCATGGAATGGTCTTCAGCTTCGGCGGCTCTCCGGAGAAGAAGGCCATGGCCGTCAAACTCGGCGGCCGTGGAGAAATCTCGGAAGAGTTCGTCGCCTGGCGCAACGAGCGACAGATGCCCTACGTCCCGACACCAATCCTGCTGGGCGACTATCTCCATATTCTGAGTGACACCGGCGTTTACACTTGCCTGGATCCGCGCACCGGTCGCTCCCTGATGACAGCTCGAAGAACGGGACCGGTCTACAGTTCGCCAGTCGCGGCAGAAGACCGCATTTACTTCTTCGAGGACTCTGGTACATGCACCGTGATCGCTAACGGAAAGACTTTCGAGGTTCTTTCAAAGAATGGTCTCGGCGAGGGCGTCTACTCGACTCCGGCGATCGCCCATCGGAGCCTCTTCGTTCGAACGGAGGGCCATCTGCTGCGGATCGGGAAGGAATTCGGGACAGCAGTCAGCGTTGCTCCCTGA
- a CDS encoding DUF1549 domain-containing protein, protein MRTLRMKELSMSTWKLCVAALGLTVLLQGNADAAAPVEITELRVMPEQIRLQGARDEKRFVVQARLSDGSTRDVTSAAKFSVKNTSIATLVGTVVTPAADGTTELAVTHEGRTVRATIDVEAASDVTPLSFRNDILPILTKTGCNAGRCHGAGSGKDGFRLSLYGFDPQGDHYRLTREFSGRRIDLASPENCLLVAKATGAVDHTGGQCIVEGSFEHEQLLAWLKNGAPNDNRETPVPTGITVFPRQAVFAKAGEKQGLVVIAMYSDGTQRDVTDLAVFLSNNDAAATVSEQGIATSTGPGNAFILARFDQFTEGAALTTRPGTEYPGFDLKPQNEIDRHVFARWNDMHIVPSDLCSDEVFLRRATLDLTGLLPTPEKWATFLADTSSDKRSHLVDELIETRDFQDMWIMRWAELLQIRTSNGISRKGLHLYDQWLRERVHAGETIDKIVAEALSATGGTFENPASSYFQTETTPQLLAENAAQAFLGTRIQCAQCHNHPFDRWTMDDYYGFAEFFAQVGYKQAQDPREITVFNAGMGSLKHPVDGRDVVLRHLGGEPPAVKPGEDYRKVLAEWLASPENPSFSRNVANVVWAHFLGVGVVEPVDDFRVSNPPSNPALLDHIGRKLAGDRFNIRPLVREICNSRTYQLASTRNASNAWDMRNFSHARIRRLRAEVLLDCLNQVTATTERLPGLPAGGRAIEVADGQVPNYFLTTFGRSDRATACTCEVQKTSPTLSQALHLINGEATSGKIAQGKVIERLITTNPDSVAIVTALYERCLGRAPRPEEQSAIQAKLASSEDAITALTDLFWALLNSNEFVFNH, encoded by the coding sequence ATGCGAACTCTCCGAATGAAGGAACTCTCCATGTCGACGTGGAAGTTGTGTGTGGCGGCGCTCGGGCTGACAGTGTTGCTCCAAGGCAACGCAGACGCCGCGGCCCCTGTTGAGATCACCGAGCTCAGGGTGATGCCTGAGCAGATCCGCTTGCAGGGCGCTCGCGACGAGAAACGATTCGTCGTCCAGGCCCGCCTCAGCGACGGCAGCACGCGCGACGTCACCTCGGCCGCAAAGTTCTCAGTCAAGAATACATCCATTGCGACTCTTGTCGGAACGGTCGTCACTCCCGCTGCGGACGGTACGACGGAGCTCGCGGTCACTCACGAAGGCCGCACCGTCCGCGCGACCATCGACGTAGAAGCCGCGTCCGACGTCACGCCGCTCAGCTTCCGGAACGATATTCTTCCGATTCTCACGAAGACTGGCTGCAACGCCGGGCGTTGCCACGGCGCCGGCTCCGGGAAGGATGGTTTCCGCCTGAGCCTTTACGGCTTTGACCCGCAGGGGGATCACTATCGACTGACTCGCGAATTCTCCGGTCGCCGCATCGACCTGGCGTCGCCCGAGAACTGCCTGCTCGTCGCGAAAGCGACTGGCGCCGTCGATCATACGGGCGGCCAATGCATCGTCGAAGGCAGCTTCGAGCATGAACAGCTTCTGGCGTGGCTGAAGAACGGGGCCCCGAACGACAACCGGGAGACACCAGTGCCAACCGGAATCACTGTGTTTCCGCGTCAGGCCGTTTTCGCCAAGGCCGGCGAGAAGCAAGGGCTCGTCGTCATCGCAATGTACAGCGACGGCACGCAGCGCGACGTCACTGACCTCGCCGTATTCCTCAGCAACAACGACGCAGCGGCCACTGTCTCCGAACAAGGCATTGCGACGTCGACCGGGCCCGGCAACGCCTTCATTCTCGCACGCTTCGATCAGTTCACCGAAGGTGCGGCGCTCACGACACGCCCCGGCACGGAGTACCCCGGCTTTGACCTCAAACCCCAGAACGAGATCGACCGGCACGTCTTCGCCCGCTGGAACGACATGCACATCGTTCCTTCAGACCTCTGCTCTGACGAAGTCTTTCTGCGCCGTGCAACTCTCGATCTCACGGGCCTTCTGCCGACGCCCGAAAAGTGGGCGACGTTTCTCGCCGACACATCGTCCGACAAGCGCAGCCACCTGGTCGATGAGCTCATCGAGACTCGTGACTTTCAGGACATGTGGATCATGCGATGGGCTGAGCTCCTGCAGATCCGCACATCGAACGGCATCAGTCGCAAGGGCCTGCACCTCTATGACCAGTGGCTTCGCGAGCGCGTGCACGCCGGCGAGACGATCGACAAGATCGTCGCCGAAGCGCTTTCCGCAACCGGCGGCACATTCGAGAACCCGGCTTCGAGCTATTTCCAGACCGAGACCACTCCGCAACTCCTCGCGGAGAATGCCGCGCAGGCGTTCCTCGGAACTCGCATCCAATGTGCGCAGTGTCACAACCATCCGTTCGACCGCTGGACGATGGACGACTACTACGGCTTTGCCGAATTCTTCGCGCAGGTTGGATATAAGCAGGCCCAGGATCCCCGCGAGATCACGGTCTTCAACGCCGGAATGGGCAGCCTCAAGCATCCCGTCGATGGTCGTGACGTTGTGCTTCGTCACCTCGGCGGAGAACCGCCGGCCGTCAAGCCGGGCGAGGATTACCGCAAGGTCCTCGCCGAGTGGCTCGCCTCGCCGGAGAATCCATCGTTCTCCCGGAACGTGGCCAATGTCGTCTGGGCGCACTTCCTCGGCGTTGGAGTCGTCGAGCCCGTCGACGACTTCCGTGTCAGCAATCCACCATCGAATCCGGCCCTGCTCGACCACATCGGTCGGAAACTCGCTGGAGATCGCTTCAACATCCGCCCCCTCGTTCGCGAGATCTGCAACTCACGAACTTACCAGCTCGCGAGCACGCGTAACGCGTCGAACGCCTGGGACATGCGAAACTTCTCGCACGCCCGCATCCGGCGCCTCCGAGCAGAGGTCTTGCTCGACTGCCTGAACCAGGTCACCGCGACGACTGAGCGGCTGCCTGGCCTCCCTGCTGGCGGCCGCGCGATTGAAGTCGCCGATGGCCAGGTCCCCAACTACTTCCTAACCACCTTTGGCAGGTCGGACCGCGCCACGGCCTGCACCTGCGAGGTTCAGAAAACTTCTCCGACGCTGTCGCAGGCGCTGCACTTGATCAACGGCGAGGCCACCTCGGGAAAGATTGCGCAGGGCAAGGTCATAGAACGGCTGATCACCACGAACCCCGACTCAGTCGCGATCGTCACCGCCCTCTACGAACGATGCCTGGGACGCGCGCCGCGTCCCGAAGAGCAGTCCGCCATCCAGGCGAAGCTCGCTTCATCGGAAGACGCGATCACGGCGCTCACCGATCTCTTCTGGGCACTCCTGAACTCGAACGAGTTCGTGTTCAACCACTGA
- a CDS encoding nitroreductase, which produces MDVYEAVASRRSVRGFTDQPVPDDVLERVLTAAAMAPSGSNIQPWRIYVLTGERLTQLKKAAVERVAAGDPWDSREFAMYPESLKSPYTERRSEFGKERYNALGIDREDWGARQRAAIGNWNCFGATTALFCYIDRDLGRPQWADVGMYLQTVMLLLRAEGLHSCPQMAWSQVRKSVAEIVSPPADLILFCGMSIGYEDSAVDYVRIGRAPLQETVTFVRH; this is translated from the coding sequence ATGGATGTCTACGAGGCGGTCGCGAGTCGACGGTCGGTGCGTGGATTCACCGATCAGCCTGTTCCTGACGATGTGCTGGAGCGAGTTCTTACTGCAGCCGCAATGGCCCCGTCCGGATCGAACATCCAACCCTGGCGGATCTACGTACTGACAGGCGAGCGGCTCACACAGCTCAAGAAAGCTGCCGTTGAACGAGTGGCGGCCGGCGATCCCTGGGACAGTCGGGAGTTCGCGATGTACCCGGAATCGTTGAAGTCCCCGTACACGGAACGACGCTCTGAATTCGGAAAGGAACGATACAACGCACTCGGAATTGATCGAGAAGACTGGGGCGCACGTCAGCGGGCAGCGATCGGAAACTGGAACTGCTTCGGGGCGACGACCGCTCTCTTCTGCTATATCGATCGCGACCTCGGCCGGCCGCAATGGGCTGACGTCGGGATGTACCTGCAGACAGTGATGTTGCTGCTGCGTGCTGAGGGCTTGCACAGTTGCCCTCAAATGGCGTGGTCGCAGGTTCGCAAATCGGTCGCAGAGATCGTGTCGCCTCCAGCGGACCTCATACTGTTCTGCGGAATGTCAATCGGCTACGAGGACTCCGCGGTGGACTATGTACGCATCGGCCGGGCGCCGCTCCAGGAAACGGTCACATTCGTTAGACACTGA
- a CDS encoding c-type cytochrome domain-containing protein → MFRKRCASCHDEERTRGDLDLTSLEGVKAGSSSGPVIVPGKPDDSLVYTLAAHREDPKMPPGAPRIPQRELDLIRDWIARGISETELKPAAKPQVVLAKATPANSAEVTVAKGGLEPVKPWQQNAAVTALAVHPKSDLTAVAGLNQVLLYDDLSRPAIGALPFPEGKAFVLKFVRGGDVLLAGGGVGAESGRVVAFDVATRKRLFAIGDETDIVLAADLSPDGSLVAMGGPGRTVKIYRTSNGELLTTLKKHTDWILSLAYSPDGLLLASSDRFGGVQVWEAETGKIFDTLRGHSGQVTAVWWPASSDALATAGDDGTLRVWNMHDGSSKSVTNIGIGPILSATTNASGRVCLGGRQNAIAVLNSSLTLVATLPFNGEAVEVAATDSRVIAASASGGVEVIGLNDQADRSSLQIPVAAAIPSIAKAPIRRSQLQTAAIAVNDTSKSTPAIENAAQSIGLAGDRLAELRHSAALADAAVKATEAALATQRAVSERLNADIRRLEQSNHGSASPTTR, encoded by the coding sequence GTGTTCAGGAAAAGGTGCGCCTCGTGCCACGACGAAGAGCGAACTCGCGGCGACCTCGATCTCACGTCATTGGAAGGGGTCAAGGCCGGGTCGTCCTCCGGACCGGTAATCGTTCCCGGGAAGCCCGATGACAGCCTCGTCTACACCCTCGCCGCTCATCGCGAGGATCCCAAGATGCCGCCCGGCGCGCCGCGAATCCCGCAGCGCGAACTCGATCTCATTCGCGACTGGATCGCCCGCGGCATCTCCGAGACCGAGCTGAAGCCGGCGGCTAAACCACAAGTTGTGCTGGCCAAGGCAACTCCGGCGAATTCGGCTGAGGTGACTGTGGCCAAGGGCGGTCTGGAACCAGTGAAGCCCTGGCAGCAGAACGCCGCCGTCACGGCGCTGGCGGTGCATCCGAAATCAGACCTGACCGCGGTCGCTGGACTCAATCAGGTCCTCCTCTACGACGATCTCTCCCGCCCCGCGATCGGCGCATTGCCATTTCCCGAGGGCAAAGCCTTCGTCCTGAAGTTCGTCCGCGGCGGCGACGTTCTGCTCGCCGGCGGCGGTGTCGGCGCTGAGTCCGGCCGGGTCGTCGCTTTCGATGTGGCAACGCGCAAGCGGCTGTTCGCAATCGGCGACGAGACCGACATTGTGCTCGCTGCCGATCTCTCACCGGACGGCTCGCTCGTCGCGATGGGCGGACCTGGCCGGACCGTCAAGATTTACCGCACTTCGAACGGCGAACTGCTCACGACTCTCAAGAAGCACACCGACTGGATTCTCTCACTCGCATACAGCCCAGATGGGCTGCTCCTCGCGAGCAGCGATCGCTTCGGCGGCGTGCAGGTCTGGGAAGCAGAAACCGGCAAGATCTTCGACACGCTCCGCGGCCACTCCGGACAGGTCACCGCCGTCTGGTGGCCAGCAAGCTCTGACGCACTCGCGACTGCCGGCGATGATGGAACGCTTCGTGTGTGGAACATGCACGACGGCTCATCGAAGTCCGTAACCAACATCGGCATCGGTCCAATCCTCTCCGCTACCACCAACGCTTCGGGCCGCGTTTGTCTCGGCGGTCGCCAGAATGCCATCGCCGTCCTGAACAGCTCTCTCACACTTGTCGCCACGCTTCCATTCAACGGTGAAGCCGTTGAAGTTGCCGCAACGGACTCCCGCGTGATCGCTGCCAGTGCTTCTGGAGGCGTCGAGGTCATTGGCCTCAACGACCAGGCCGATCGCTCGTCACTTCAGATTCCAGTCGCGGCAGCAATTCCCTCAATTGCGAAGGCTCCGATCCGCCGTTCGCAGTTGCAAACGGCCGCCATCGCCGTCAACGACACCTCGAAGTCCACGCCTGCGATCGAGAATGCGGCTCAATCGATCGGACTTGCCGGGGACCGCCTGGCCGAATTGCGGCACTCCGCCGCACTCGCCGATGCGGCCGTCAAAGCCACCGAGGCCGCCCTCGCCACTCAACGGGCCGTCTCCGAGCGTCTCAATGCCGACATCCGGCGGCTCGAACAATCGAATCATGGATCGGCAAGTCCAACAACCCGTTGA